TTGCTTTTGCACAGGGACTCGGGAGCCCCAGACGCTACGTGGCTCTCAGACTGCTCCCTGCTCCTGGCTGACATCCACAGCCGCAAGTGCCTGCCCGACCTGGTGCTGAGCTGTGTCAAGGTGGCCTCATTGAGGATACAGGACTCGCTGGGTGGCTCGCTGAGGAGCGTGAACCTGGTGCTCCAGAATGCCCTCCAGCCCACAGCCTCCCCACCCAGACTTCCCACTACCTCAGGCGAGTGCTGGCCTCCCTAACCCCGGGCACAGGCCAGGCTCTCCGTGGCCTTCTCCACGACAGCCTGGCCCAGCCGTACAGCCACCATGGCTACCATGGCCCAGCCATCACCTTCATGATGCAGGTGGTGGAAGCCAGTGCTATAGCCAGAGTCTGTGCCATCGTGGACACCCTGGTGGCCCTGGCCTGGCTGCACGTGCTTCATGGGCAGAGCCTGGTGGCCTTGAACATCCTGCAGTCTGTCCAGGATGCAGTGGTGGCCAGCGAGCACCGGGAAGGTGTGATTGCCAACATGGTGGTCGTGGCTCTGAAGAGGACGGGCCGGACGAGGCAGGCAGCCGAGGGCTACTACTGCGCACTATGGGTGGTTTGGGTCCTGGGCCAGCAGAGGAACCAGGCAGTGGTGCTGGCCAACTTCGGGACCCTGTGCCTGCACGCGGGTGCCAGCAGGCTGGCCCAGCACTACCTTCTGGAGGCCATGCGTCTGTTCTCGAGGCTTCCCTGTTTGGAGTGTGGCTGGGACTTCACCCACATACTCCTGCAGCTGGGTCACCTCTGCACCCGCCAGAGCCCGGCCCAGCAGTGCAAGGGCTACTGTGAGTGGGCCCTTCTGGTGGCCGTGGAGATGGACCACGTGGACAGTGAGTGCCCTAATTCCTCCTGTGCAGCTTCTGGGGCCACTCGGGTCAGGGCACACCTGGGGTTTGTGATTCGGAAACAAGTGGTGGTTTTTCCACCATCGAAAGTGCTGAGTCATGGCCAGCAGCAGATGTTGGCAAGCGCCCTGGAGACAGGCGGTTCCCATGCAGGGCCAGGCCCTCTGTGCCCTACTGGGGCAGCCAGCTCTTTCCAGTTTGCTCAGGGACCATCCTGCCTTGAGCACAGAAAATCGTGCATGCTGGAAATCCCTGGCCATAACCCTGGGATCAAGGCAGGCTCTGCTGAGCTGGGACTTGGGGCCCCTCCAAGAGCCAGGCCCTGAACGCCAGTTCTTGTGCCTGTGTTATCTGCTTGGTATCTCGGCAGCCCTGCGCACCTGTCATCCCACTTCACAGAGGACACAGGGGCGGGTGATTGCCCAAAGCCACAGAGCAGTTCATGCAAAAGCAGCTCGTGCAGAGTGTGCGAGGCCCCACCCACAAATGGAGCTTGTGGGGTCCTCGGGAAGCAGGTGCTGAGCGCGGGAACGTGAACTTCAGGCCAGAGAAGCCACAAAAGGGTGAGTGGCGCGATGGCGGGGCAGCACTTGGCCCCGGGTTAGGGAAGCCTCTTTAGTCTGGGACCAGAGGGTTGAGAGGATTTAGTCAAGTAATAGGTGTGGATGAGGggctggtggtgggggaggggctggCGGTGTAGCCTGTGTGAAGGCCCAGGGGTGAGCAAGTGGGGATGAGTGAGCGGGGATGAGTGGGTTGTGAGCTGGGGTGAGTGAGTGGTGGTGAGTGAGCGGGGGTGTGATGGGGGTGAGTGAGCGGGAGTGTGAGCGAGGATAAGTGGGGTGAGTGAGCGGGAGTGAGTGAGCAGGGCTCATACAGGGAGGTGCAGAGTTGGGAGTGGGTGGGTTGGGTGCTGGATGGTGAGAAGCTCTTCTGGAGAGCTAAGCAGGGCCTGGGGCCTCAGGCTGT
Above is a genomic segment from Piliocolobus tephrosceles isolate RC106 unplaced genomic scaffold, ASM277652v3 unscaffolded_25625, whole genome shotgun sequence containing:
- the LOC113221528 gene encoding LOW QUALITY PROTEIN: SH3 domain and tetratricopeptide repeat-containing protein 1-like (The sequence of the model RefSeq protein was modified relative to this genomic sequence to represent the inferred CDS: inserted 1 base in 1 codon; substituted 1 base at 1 genomic stop codon), whose translation is VALPWLSGMFCSFSDEEELTGHLAQAXGAAKKAGLLMALARLCFLLGRLCCRRLKLSQAWVYFEETLGTLDSSFGDLFQVVAVYANLTSIYQKQNQENFTHVVPKAMALLLGTPSHICSTEADGELLQLALQWAVGGQSLQAKARACFLLARHDVHLKQPEEALSFLERLLLLHRDSGAPDATWLSDCSLLLADIHSRKCLPDLVLSCVKVASLRIQDSLGGSLRSVNLVLQNALQXHSLPTQTSHYLRRVLASLTPGTGQALRGLLHDSLAQPYSHHGYHGPAITFMMQVVEASAIARVCAIVDTLVALAWLHVLHGQSLVALNILQSVQDAVVASEHREGVIANMVVVALKRTGRTRQAAEGYYCALWVVWVLGQQRNQAVVLANFGTLCLHAGASRLAQHYLLEAMRLFSRLPCLECGWDFTHILLQLGHLCTRQSPAQQCKGYCEWALLVAVEMDHVDTLRTCHPTSQRTQGRVIAQSHRAVHAKAARAECARPHPQMELVGSSGSRC